A stretch of the Capsicum annuum cultivar UCD-10X-F1 chromosome 8, UCD10Xv1.1, whole genome shotgun sequence genome encodes the following:
- the LOC107839363 gene encoding protein LNK4, whose translation MDWFSRVDDGYLVVPRGFDGFSPPSDSWSKWDSTPFGNFKSGMKRNNMRSYVGAEDCEVTGNGLSSDVDMKKFGIDEEPFDNAASQASYCNIDQWSSYPPEQLEFHLDNLASIDQLDDVFLSSLLADGPTGMDAADETSDLYTDSPRSMLMDDDQAGNEDSNSEHMTSNSCAGTAKYFSAHAFTSPVDWRSREVNNPYLLEKAPQPEIAVKLEHDKGDSRVSDKEISMEESILQHLENLTSQLTEQTRICFRDSLYRLADNSKQDACQSRNAMTDQDSTWFSKEEATESQTNVIDRTVANLLFSNVEFGVSEGSSLDFAESSNIRQHSDNMLWNNISGSSGGDAPTLMG comes from the exons ATGGATTGGTTTTCTCGAGTTGATGATGGTTATCTTGTTGTTCCAAGAGGCTTCGATGGTTTTTCACCACCTTCTGATAGCTGGTCAAAGTGGGACTCAACACCATTTGGGAACTTTAAGTCAGGAATGAAAAGGAACAATATGAGGTCATACGTTGGAGCTGAAGACTGTGAAGTGACCGGGAATGGCCTATCTAGTGACGTTGACATGAAAAAATTTGGGATTGACGAGGAGCCTTTTGATAATGCAGCTAGCCAAGCTTCATACTGTAATATAGACCAATGGTCCTCATATCCACCTGAGCAGCTAGAATTTCATCTTGATAACTTGGCGTCAATCGATCAGTTAGATGATGTGTTCCT AAGTTCCTTACTCGCAGATGGTCCAACTGGAATGGATGCAGCTGATGAGACATCTGATTTATATACAGATTCCCCCCGCAGCATGCTGATGGATGATGATCAAGCAGGAAATGAAGATTCAAATTCAGAGCACATGACAAGCAACAGTTGTGCTGGTACTGCCAAATATTTCTCTGCACATGCTTTTACTTCACCAGTGGATTGGCGAAGTCGAGAAGTTAATAATCCTTATTTGCTGGAAAAG GCACCACAACCAGAGATTGCCGTGAAATTGGAGCATGATAAAGGAGATAGCAGAGTGAGTGACAAGGAAATATCCATGGAGGAATCTATACTACAGCACCTCGAAAATCTCACATCTCAG TTGACAGAGCAAACCAGAATCTGCTTCCGGGATTCTCTATACCGTCTTGCAGATAATTCAAAACAGGATGCATGCCAGAGTAGGAATGCTATGACGGATCAAGATTCTACATG GTTCAGCAAAGAAGAGGCAACAGAATCGCAGACAAATGTAATTGACAGAACCGTTGCCAACCTTTTGTTCAGCAACGTTGAATTTGGTGTGTCAGAAGGCTCATCATTGGACTTTGCGGAATCCAGCAACATAAGACAGCATTCAGACAATatgttgtggaataatatctcaGGTTCCTCTGGTGGTGATGCGCCTACTTTGATGGGATAG